The Kitasatospora sp. NBC_00240 genome contains the following window.
GAGATTGTCTCATTTGGTGAGTCTGCGGTGGCAGATGAGGGTGGCGGCGATGGTGGCGAAGGCTGCGAAGTGGTCGGCCTTGCGTTCGTAGCGACGGTGGAGCCGGCGGAAGCCTCCGAGCCAGGCCATCGTCCGTTCGATGGTCCAGCGGTGGCGGCCGAGGCGGGTGGAGGCCTCGACGCCGCGGCGGGCGATGCGGTGAGCAATCTGGCGGCGTCGCAGGTAGGCCCGGATGAAGCGGTGGTCGTAGGCTTTGTCGGCATGAAGTTTGCCGGGTCGCCGACGCCTGGGGCCGCGGCGGGACCGGATCGGCGGGACAGCCTCGACGAGCGGGATCAGGGCCTGGCTGTCGTGGAGGTTGGCCCCGGAGATCGCAACCGAAAGGGGCAGACCGGTACGTTCGGTGAGCAGATGGATCTTCGAACCGTACTTGCCCCGATCTACAGGATTCGGACCTGTCAGATCCCCTTTTTCAGGGCCCGCATGTTCACCGAGTCGACCGCGCAGCGGGACCAGTCCAGCTTGCCCCGGGCGCCGAGCTCGTCCAGGACCAGGCGGTACAGCTTGGCCCACACCCGCGCCGCGGTCCACTCGGTGAAGCGCCGGTGCGCGGTCGGACCGGACGGGCCGAAGCACGGCGGCAGCTGAGCCCAAGTACACCCTGACGTTGCGACGAACACGATCGCGGCCAGCACCTCGCGGTCCCCGTGCCGCCGCCGACCGCCGCCCTGCGGACGCGTCGGCGCCGGGGGCACCACCCGCTGGAACAGTTCCCACAACTCGTCCGGCACGAGACGATCCACGATCAGCACACCCGGAGTCTACTCAAACATCCAAATGAGATGACTTCTTAGTGGGCTCGGTGGGGTGTTCTGGCTGGTCAGGGTGCGGGACAACCAGGGTGCGGGAGGGCCGACTACTTCTGTGGGAAGTAGTGCTCGCTCGGGTTCCGTACGCCCGTGGTGTTGGTGGAGTCGCGGGCTGCGGGCGGGGCCGGGCGGCCGGTGGGCGGCCCGGCGGGACCGGGGCGAGGCCGGCGGGCCGGTGCTCAGCGCAGGGCCAGGCCCCGGCGGAAGGCGTTGACGACGGCCAGGGCAGCGAGTTGGGCGGTGGCGTGGCGCTGGGGACGGTCGCGGAAGTCCAGGAGGTGGATGGGCTCGCCGGCGGAGCGCAGCAGGATGGCGGACCAGTGGGGGCCGGTGAGGCCGTATTCGACCCAGCCCTCGGGGCCAGGGAAGAGGCCGCGCAACTTGACGAGGTGGACGGTGGGGCGCTCGCCCAGGCTGCTCCAGGTGCGCAGTGTCCAGGTGGGGCCGGCTTGGGGCAGGGGGTGTTCGGTGTCGGTGGGGCCGTGGCGGTCGGTGGGCAGGGTGGGTGGGGGTGGTGGGGCGGTGGGGGTGTCGTCGAGGAGGGAGTCCCATTTCTCCCGGCCGGCGGGGGAGCGGTCAGGCCCGGCCTGGGCGGCGGGGCGGGGTGCGGGTGGGCGGCCGGCGGGTGGCCGCGGCCTCGCGGCGGTGGTGTCGGTGTCGGCGGCCTGGGCGTGCTCGGCGTGGGCGAGGCGGGCCTGCTCCAGGAGGCGGTCGAGGACGGCGGGCCAGTCCTGGTGGAGGTCGGCGAGCAGCTGCTCGACGTCGCCGGCCTCGCCGTTGTACAGGGCGTCGAGGTAGAGGTGGACGTCGTCGGCGAGGGCCTCGGCGATGGCGGGCAGTTGCTCGCTCGGTGTGCCGGTGATGTTCGGCAGGACCATGTCGGCGGGGACGGTGGCGGCCGGTGGCGCGGTGCGCCGGCGCCGGTAGGCCGCGGACCGGCAGGCCGTGTCGCAGTAGGCCCGCGGGCGGCCCCGCCCGGAGGGCGGCAGGTGCTTGCCGCAGGCCGCGCACCGCGGGGCCGGCTCGGGGCCGTGCTGATCGGGGATCACCTGATCCAGCGTACGGCGGCACAAGGTCGTGACGGCGGGATCGTGATCCGTGACGCGGGCCCGCAGCGCGGCCTCCCCACCTGGGCAAACGGGGGGTGGATGTCCTAGGACACAGGCCTGGGACAGCCCTTCGGCGTCACGAAAAGCGGGCCGCGGCTGCCCATGGGAGCCGTCCCGGGAACGGTCGCCCAGCCCCGCCCCTCGCCGCGCCCCGCTGTTCGCTACCGCTTCCTCCAGGCCCGAACGGCGCGTAGGGCCGCGCTGCCTCCCGCCACGGCCACGGCTGCGGCGAGGCCGCCGAGGAACTCCGGCAGCGCCGCGTACAAGATCCCGCTCACCGTGCCACCGCCACGGCGCCGGCGCGCTCGACCTGCTGCGCACCGAGCCGGTGCAGCTTGCGGCGGACCCGATCCCCGTACGTCTCCGGAAGGCCCGCCCGGAGGGCGGCCTCGGCCCATGTGCCCGCACCTTGGGCCCACAGCGCCGCCACTGCCTTCTCCTCGGCCTTGAGCCGGCGAAGGACGGAACGCACCCGCTCGTCGCCGAGCAAGTGTTCCAGTGCACGGTCCTCGGCCGTGCGCCGGTCGGAGAAGAGGTCCTCCAGGACCAGGCCGTCGCCGATCGCGGCGCCAGCCATGAGCAGTCGGCTGTGCCCCGCCCGGCGTTCCCACAACGGATGCCACCGCCGTCGCTCCACCTCCGCGTACTCCCGTAGGATCCGCGTCAGCTCGGGATCGGTCAGGTAGCCACCGAGGTGCTCCACCCAGTCACCCAATAGCGCATCCACCACCCCTTCGCGCCACAGCTCCGGTCGCACCCGCCCGAGCACCTTCCGCGTGAAGTTGTCCACTGTCTCGTAGTCGCCCTCGATCGCCGCCCAGCGGGCCGCGAGAGCGGCGAGCAGCACCTCCCGGGGCTTGAAGGGCGCCACGGCGACCTGCGTCAACTTGCCGAACCGCCGACCCTCCGTCGTGAACAGCCAGAGGTCCACAGTCCCGAAGCGCCAACCGAACCTGGCAAGGCGGGCCGACACCGTGAAGAAGTGAGGGTGGGACCTGTCTCCGAAGGGCATTTCCCGGCCTACCAAAAGCAGGACGAGGATGTGCTCCTGGTCCACTTTCCGGCTGGCCATCTCCTCAGCGGGCACACACCGCTTGGAGATCCCGACTCGGGCGGCGGTCTCCCGCAAGGCGGCTGCCGCCTGGGTGAGCACGCACGGCGTAGTGGTCGCGGTCATTCTCTGACTCCTCCAGTCGTCCATGGGGAGGTTCCCCCATTACCGGGCGCGGCAGAGGTCCAGAGCGACAAAGAATCTTGAGCAGCCGGCTTACGGGCCGGCTTGGTTGTTGGGTCCATCCGCTATCGGGCTGATGTCCCGGTCTCAGGCAGGGTCGCGTCACGAAAGCCAGACCGTTGACCACCTACGGGCCAGCGGCTGGCGCGGCTCTGGGAGGATCGGCGGGTGGTGCGCGCCGCACACCATTGCCCGCGGCGCGCACCGCCTTCACGTCACCGGCCGGGCCGGGGCGCGAGGCGGGCCTGGCGGACGGTGCGGGCCGCCAGCTCCGGGCTGGCGTGGAAGAGCAGCTCCCCCGTGGCGGTGTCGGTGAGGAAGTGGCCGTCGATGATGGCGGCCCAGCGCGGGACGGCGCCGATGCCGATCTCGACCCAGCCGACGATCTCCCCGTCGTGGAGCACGAAGTAGGCGAGGTTGTTGTCCCTCCAGCCGGCCAGCTCCCAGCCCGCGCCGAGCCGCGGCAGCGCCAGTAGGACGTCGCAGTCCCCGAAGCCCCGCTCATAGGGGGTCGGCGGCGCAGCCACCAGACGCTCCCCGTCGGCCGGCTGCCGCAGCTGTTCCCGGGTGGGGGCAGCCGCGGCGGCGGGTGCGGGCCGGTTGCCGGGCTGCGGGGCGCCGCCCGCCGGTGCGGGAACGGGCGCGGGCGTCGTGTCGCGGCCTCGCAGCTGGGGCGAGACGCGGGCGAGCACTTGCGGGCTGGACAGCATGCGCCGGGCCTCTTCCAGTTCGGCCGGGGTCGGCTGATTTACGAAGCGATCCGTAAGACGCGGACCCCCGGGGCGGCCGGCCGAGCTCGGCCCGGACGACTCGACCGGGCCCGGGCGGGAGGCGACCGCAGGCGTGGTTGTCCCGTTCCCGAAGGCGGTCCCGGCCGGGGTTGTCCCACCGACAGAGGCCCGCTTTTCGAAGCGCCGATTCGAAACGGCCGGGCCATCAAGGTGCCCGGAGGGGGCATCAAGGTGTGTGGCGGGGCGGGGCGCGAGGGCGGCAACGGCCTCGTCGTGCGCGGCCTGCGCCTGCTCCAGGAGCCGCGTGGCGAACCAGGGCACGGCGGTGCGCAGCCTGGTCAGGGCCTGGGTGGGGTCGCTGTCGTCGACGGTGCGGGCGAAGTAGTAGGCGGCGCCGGCGAGCGCGTCGGCGAGCTCCAGGACACGCCGGCGCGGGCCGGCCGGCTCATCCTCGGCGGCGGCAGCCAGGACGCCCGGCGGGAGCGCGAACGCG
Protein-coding sequences here:
- a CDS encoding IS5 family transposase (programmed frameshift); its protein translation is MVDRLVPDELWELFQRVVPPAPTRPQGGGRRRHGDREVLAAIVFVATSGCTWAQLPPCFGPSGPTAHRRFTEWTAARVWAKLYRLVLDELGARGKLDWSRCAVDSVNMRALKGDLTGPNPVDRGKYGSKIHLLTERTGLPLSVAISGANLHDSQALIPLVEAVPPIRSRRGPRRRRPGKLHADKAYDHRFIRAYLRRRQIAHRIARRGVEASTRLGRHRWTIERTMAWLGGFRRLHRRYERKADHFAAFATIAATLICHRRLTK